GGTCAGCTTCGCTTAGAAAATATCACCGAAAAATCCATCAACGAAAGGCTCTATACGCATGAGCTACCAGATGTCGATTTAATGATTCGCACCGGTGGCGAGATGCGGGTTAGCAATTTTTTGTTGTGGCAGCTTAGCTATGCCGAGTTGTGGGTGACTGAGAATTGTTGGCCCGAGTTTTCTAAGTCTGATTTTGAACAAGCCATCGAAAGTTTTCAGAATCGCGATCGGCGGTTCGGAGGTCTTTCGGTTGGACAGTAACTCATTGCGGGTGAACTTCCCAATGTTCACTAGGCATCTGCGGGGGCGGACAAGTTAATGCTGCGCGATCGAATTTTTTCGAGCACGATCTTAATCACACTGACAGTCATCCTGCTGTGGCTTGACAGTTATCAATCAGTCAGCGGTGCAGAAGGGTTGTGGCTGATGCCATTGTTAGCCTTCTTTGCGATCGGTACCGGCTGGGAAATGGCGTCGATGCTGAAACGCGGCGGTCACCCGATTCGTCCTGTAGACGCCGTTTTTGGTGCCGGACTTGTCGCGCTGTCCGCTGCGGTGCCATTTGTTTGGGGCATATTTGGGTCGACCTATCCGGTTGATTGTCCGGTCGGTCGCTTGGGCTGGATCGTGCTAGCCGCGACGGTCGCCACCTTTCTGATCTTGATGGCCGAGATGCGTGAATATGGACGTGTCGCAGAAGTTGAACTCGGTCGTGCAATCCGGCGAACCTGCTCAGCAGTTTTTGTCTCGATGTATGTCGGACTTCCGATGGCAATTCTGGTCGCGATTCGGAGTCTCGATGGTCCCGGAATTCCGGGGCGTTTTGGGTTGGCCGCAATCATTACAACCGTATTGGTGACCAAGGTCGCTGATATGGGGGCGTACTTTTCGGGACGGGCGTTTGGACGCCACAAATTGATTCCCCGATTGTCTCCCGGAAAAACGATTGAAGGGTCGATCGGTGGGATCTTGGCGTCGACCGTTGTCGCCTACTTTTGCCTGAGTGTCTTATTCGAAGCTCTTGGTGCTGCCCCTGCCGTTTCCGCAAACCCTACGTCTGCGCAAGCCGTTAAATCTGGCTTGGAGGCTTTTTTGGCACAGCCACTATGGGGGGCTGTTCTTCTTGGCCCATCGCTCGCGATCACCGGAATGATCGGGGATTTAGCGGAATCACTGTTCAAACGTGACTGTGGCGTGAAGGACAGTGGAAGCTTGCTTCCCGGTTTAGGGGGGGTCTGGGATGTGACTGATTCGTTGATCGCATCGAGTATCCCAGCATTTTTCTGCTTCGTGTCCGGAGTTGGTGGGTAATAATCGCGTGTGGAATGAGGCACGTGTAGATACGATCCCTCGCATGCCTCGATTGGATAAATGCCCAGCAAATCGATCAGAGCCTTCTAGGCAGAATGCCGTCGCCCTGCAAACAATTAGCGAAAACTTAAGAACCGAGGAGACCACGGCCCACAGTCGGCCCCCTGCTGAATGACTGAAGCCACACTGACCGTCAGTGCCCCCGAAGAGCTGTTGCAGCTATTTGGGCCACGAGACCAGCATTTGCGTATTCTGCGACAGTTGTTCGATGTCACCATCACACATCGAAATGGGCGCGTTCGTATCGCCGGCGAAAGCGATAACGTGAACGGTGCACTGCGCGCATTGGAAAAACTGCGTCACAAAGTTCAAAAGCAGGGCGCGATCGGAAATCAGGATGTCGAAACCGCCGCCCTCGAAGAAGGCGCGAAGCCTCGTAACGGTGAAAAGACAGTCAAGGCTGCCCCTAGTAGCGAAGACATCCAGATTCGACATGCGGGACGGCGAATTCGGCCTCGTACCGACGGTCAGGCACGCTACGTCGATGCGATCCGCAAATATGACCTAACATTTGCAACCGGACCTGCCGGTTGTGGAAAGACATACTTGGCGGTTGCAACAGCGGTCGAAGCCCTCAAGGCTGGCCAGATTCGCAAGATCGTTTTGGTGCGACCCGCGGTAGAAGCCGGTGAAAGCCTGGGTTTTTTGCCGGGTGATTTGCGTGCGAAACTGAACCCTTACCTAAGACCACTTTTGGACGCCTTGGGCGAAATGGTCGACTATGACCGTGCGCGAGAGCTGATGGAGCAGGAAACGATCGAAGTGATTCCGCTCGCCTACATGCGTGGACGCACCCTAAACGATGCGTTCATCATTTTGGACGAGGCACAGAACACAACGATCGCACAAATGAAGATGTTTTTGACCCGGATGGGCGAACGCAGCAAGATGGTCGTCAGCGGTGACGCGACGCAGCTGGATTTGCCACGTGGGGTTACGAGCGGTTTGCACGACGCGTTGCGACGTCTGAGCCGGATCAAAGCAATCGGGGTAGTGCGATTGACGGGCGAAGACATCGTTCGACACGCACTGGTACAACGCATCGTCGAAGCCTATGACGACGACGACAACGCAATCCCAAATCGACAACGGCGCGGCGGTGTTCGCGTCATTGCCGAGTCCAACGCAAATGGCGAGGAAACTTTGGATCGATAATGCCCTCAGTGGCTTCGATCCGATGTGATGAACGGTCAATCCAAAACGCGGACCCGCCAGGAACGAATTGAGTCGCTGGGTATTCCCAAGCCTCGATTCGTCCAGTGGTGGATCGATAGCGACAAGACCGACTGGGCTGTTCGTTCCGCCATCGGTCTGCTTGCTGCCGCAGCACTGCTAATCATTTGTAAGACTTGGGAACCCCGTTTCGCATTCCGCACCGGTTCGATTCCCACACGCGATATCGTTGCCAAAGTCGACTTCGAAGTTGAAAACGAGATCGAAACGCACGCCCGGCGATTGCAGCAGATTCTCGCCGTTCCGGTCTTTTACCGAAACAACCCAACGCCGCTACAGCAGCTTGGTGCGCGATTAAGCAATCGGCTATTCGTCGTTCTCGAAGCTCCCTCGATCAAGGACATGAACGAGGATGAGGGAACGGCGTTTCGTGAGTTCATTTCAAAAGATCCGCTGACTCCCGAAGCGGTCGATGGTAGCCAGCCCAGCGACGAGGATCGTTTCAGCGCACTTAAAGCTGTTTTCAAAAATGATTCGGAGCTAAAGAAGCTGCAAACGGCATTCAAGCATCTTGTCAAAGACGAGTTTGACTTCGGTGTTATTCAGTCGCTTAAGCATGATCCCGAACAGGGCAACCAGCAGTTTATCCGCGTCTATACGGTCGATCCCTCCGATGCGACCACGGTCAGCGTTGAAGACGTTCAAGTCGCGCTGATGGGTGAACGCATCGAATCGATGCTGAAGGAAGAGTTTCGATCTCTCTATAGCGATGAAGTCAGCACCGAACAGTACAGTCTGGTCGCCAAAATGATCAGCCGCTGGATCAGCACTCGATTGCCCGAATACGAGACCCTTTCGTACGACAACGAGGCGAGCGATAAGGTTCGAGCCGAAGTTGCCGCCGGAGTCGCGCCGGTGATGAAGCAGTACTACGCTGGCCGATCCGAGCTGGCCAATGCGGGTAAGCCGCTTGATCAAGACGAGCTCAAGTTGCTGCGGCAAGAGCACCTTCAATGGACAAAGTATCGCGGGATGCTGGATCGGATTTCCCGACTCGCCGCATATGCCGGTATGATTGCCGCGTTGTATTTGCTCTGCGGTTCGTACATCTTCTTTGTAGACGACCGATCACTGGTCATGGATCGGGTCAAGCTTTCGAAGTTGTTGCTGTTGTTTGTCGCCACGATAGGCCTGAGTTTTTGGGCGGCGAGCGACCGCTATCGCAGTGAGTTGGCACCATTGGTGGTCGCATCGATTATTGCCGCGATAGTCTATGGTCGTGACTTGGCATTGTTGTTGATGGCTGCGGCTAGCATCAGTGTGACGCTGTTTCTTAATGAAGACCTTCGCCACTTGGTAATGCTGGCTGCGGCGACAACCAGCGCGACTCTGTTGACCGGCCGAATTCGCTCGACCAGTCACTTACTATTTGTCGGACTGATATCTGCCGCGGTGACAATGCTGACGATGGTCGGTGTCGGCATCGTTGCTGGCGAAACGATGTCGTTGGCTGCCGTCTCGACACCCAAGGTCGAACAGATCGTTCCGACAACGACGACGTTTCTTGATGTGTTGACGGTGTTGTCGCTAGAAAGCCTGCGTGCCGGGGTGTTTATTCTCGTGGCCGCAGCGGCCTTGACTCCCGTGCTGCCGTTTATAGAGAAGTTCTTCGGTGTGCAGACTGACCTCAGCCTATTGAAGCTCAGTGATGCCAGCCACCCGTTGCTACGCCGGTTGGCCCAGCGGGCACCAGGGACATACAACCACAGTATCAATGTTGCGTCGATCGCCGAAGCGGCTGCCGATTCGATCGGAGCCAATGGCCTATTGGTCCGCGTAGGTGCGTACTTCCATGACATCGGAAAGATGTTCAAGCCGGAGTACTTCATCGAAAATCAAAATGGCGTCAATCAGCACGATTCTTTGCAGCCGGCGATGAGCACGCTTGTGATTATCGCACACGTTAAGGATGGTGCGGATCTGGCTCGCAACCACCACTTGCCGCAACCATTAATTGACTTGATCCTGCAGCACCACGGCACGACATTGGTCGAGTACTTTTTCCATGAAGCTGCCAAACGCAGCGAAGAAAACCCCGACGAGAAAGAAGTTAGCGACAAGGATTTTCGCTATCCGGGGCCCAAACCCCAGACTTTGGAAGCAGCCGTTATGATGTTGGCCGATGCCGTGGAAAGTGCCAGCCGAACGCTGGTCGATCCGACACCGGCACGCATCCAAAGCTTGGTCGATAAGATTGCCCAGAAGAAAATGGGCGATGGACAATTTGATGAATGTGGCCTGACTTTCCGGCAGTTAAATCTGGTGCGAAAAAGCTTGGTCAAATCTCTTACCGCGATCTATCACGCACGTGTCAAATACCCCAGTCAGCAGCAGCCCGCTTGATCTTTCGATGAACGAAGGAAGCGACACTTCTCCGGAGGACGACTGTAGTCGGTCGGCCCCATCATCATTCACTGCCCTGGCAGATCATGCTGCCGGAGCTCTTGCCCAAAACGATGCGATGATCATCGATCTAATCTGGGATGATTGTGTCGCCGATTGGCGAGATCAGTTGGGTCTGTCAAACCAGAGGATCTGTGATGCCGCAAAAGCTGCGGCCGCGTTCCGAGGTTTCGACCAAGGACAATTGGGTGTGCTGATCACCGACGACGCATCGATTCATGAGATCAATCGTGATCACCTTCACCATGACTATCCGACCGATGTGATCAGTTTTCCCTATGCCGCCACGGGCGATCATCTTGAAGGTGAACTTGTCGTCAGCATCGAAACGGCAGCCGAAAATGCCAAGGAATACGACAGCACCACCGATGTCGAATTGTTGCTGTATGTCATCCACGGCGTCTTGCATATCGGCGGGATGGACGACCACGAAGATCATGACCGCCAGGAAATGCGTGACGCGGAACGAGCAGTGCTTGCTCGTTTGGGGATAGAGATCGGTGAGGCACCTCAGGCATGAGCAGCGCGTGGCCATACGTGGTGATCTCCGCCAGCGGTTTCATGCTTAGCAGTATCGGTGGGCTGGGGGCTGAACTGCTCGATTCTTTTGCCGGACGATCTTTGGAAGCGTTCTGCCGCGTCAAGCGAAATCGAGATCGATTCGGCGCCGTGCTTGAACACCAGGATTCCGTGATCCGTGGTAGCGAATACCTGCGGATGATCGGGACGGTGCTCTTTCTGGTCGCCGGAACAGCGGCGCTGATTATTTCGAAGCAGGATACCGAAACGGTCGGTCTGACTTGGGAAATCGGATCGTTGCTGGCATGGACTCTGCTTGCGATGATTTCAATGATGTTTGTGCATTCATGGCTACCCGAAGCGGTAACGCGTTTTGCATCCGCACCGGTGCTATATCACACCTGGCCGTTCTGGCGGGCTTTGTCGTCCGCAATGAACCCGTTTTCAATTCCAGGTGA
This genomic interval from Stieleria sp. JC731 contains the following:
- a CDS encoding phosphatidate cytidylyltransferase, with translation MLRDRIFSSTILITLTVILLWLDSYQSVSGAEGLWLMPLLAFFAIGTGWEMASMLKRGGHPIRPVDAVFGAGLVALSAAVPFVWGIFGSTYPVDCPVGRLGWIVLAATVATFLILMAEMREYGRVAEVELGRAIRRTCSAVFVSMYVGLPMAILVAIRSLDGPGIPGRFGLAAIITTVLVTKVADMGAYFSGRAFGRHKLIPRLSPGKTIEGSIGGILASTVVAYFCLSVLFEALGAAPAVSANPTSAQAVKSGLEAFLAQPLWGAVLLGPSLAITGMIGDLAESLFKRDCGVKDSGSLLPGLGGVWDVTDSLIASSIPAFFCFVSGVGG
- a CDS encoding PhoH family protein, with the protein product MTEATLTVSAPEELLQLFGPRDQHLRILRQLFDVTITHRNGRVRIAGESDNVNGALRALEKLRHKVQKQGAIGNQDVETAALEEGAKPRNGEKTVKAAPSSEDIQIRHAGRRIRPRTDGQARYVDAIRKYDLTFATGPAGCGKTYLAVATAVEALKAGQIRKIVLVRPAVEAGESLGFLPGDLRAKLNPYLRPLLDALGEMVDYDRARELMEQETIEVIPLAYMRGRTLNDAFIILDEAQNTTIAQMKMFLTRMGERSKMVVSGDATQLDLPRGVTSGLHDALRRLSRIKAIGVVRLTGEDIVRHALVQRIVEAYDDDDNAIPNRQRRGGVRVIAESNANGEETLDR
- a CDS encoding HD family phosphohydrolase, with amino-acid sequence MNGQSKTRTRQERIESLGIPKPRFVQWWIDSDKTDWAVRSAIGLLAAAALLIICKTWEPRFAFRTGSIPTRDIVAKVDFEVENEIETHARRLQQILAVPVFYRNNPTPLQQLGARLSNRLFVVLEAPSIKDMNEDEGTAFREFISKDPLTPEAVDGSQPSDEDRFSALKAVFKNDSELKKLQTAFKHLVKDEFDFGVIQSLKHDPEQGNQQFIRVYTVDPSDATTVSVEDVQVALMGERIESMLKEEFRSLYSDEVSTEQYSLVAKMISRWISTRLPEYETLSYDNEASDKVRAEVAAGVAPVMKQYYAGRSELANAGKPLDQDELKLLRQEHLQWTKYRGMLDRISRLAAYAGMIAALYLLCGSYIFFVDDRSLVMDRVKLSKLLLLFVATIGLSFWAASDRYRSELAPLVVASIIAAIVYGRDLALLLMAAASISVTLFLNEDLRHLVMLAAATTSATLLTGRIRSTSHLLFVGLISAAVTMLTMVGVGIVAGETMSLAAVSTPKVEQIVPTTTTFLDVLTVLSLESLRAGVFILVAAAALTPVLPFIEKFFGVQTDLSLLKLSDASHPLLRRLAQRAPGTYNHSINVASIAEAAADSIGANGLLVRVGAYFHDIGKMFKPEYFIENQNGVNQHDSLQPAMSTLVIIAHVKDGADLARNHHLPQPLIDLILQHHGTTLVEYFFHEAAKRSEENPDEKEVSDKDFRYPGPKPQTLEAAVMMLADAVESASRTLVDPTPARIQSLVDKIAQKKMGDGQFDECGLTFRQLNLVRKSLVKSLTAIYHARVKYPSQQQPA
- the ybeY gene encoding rRNA maturation RNase YbeY is translated as MNEGSDTSPEDDCSRSAPSSFTALADHAAGALAQNDAMIIDLIWDDCVADWRDQLGLSNQRICDAAKAAAAFRGFDQGQLGVLITDDASIHEINRDHLHHDYPTDVISFPYAATGDHLEGELVVSIETAAENAKEYDSTTDVELLLYVIHGVLHIGGMDDHEDHDRQEMRDAERAVLARLGIEIGEAPQA